In Mycolicibacterium lutetiense, the sequence TCGGTCCTGATCCGGCTCAAACCCGTCATCGACCTCAGCGTAGGTCCGGGCTATCTGCGTAAAGGCCTGCTGCTGGTGGGCCTGGCCACCCTGCTCATCGCAGCGCTGATGCTGACGGTGACCGGTGACCTCAAACGGATGCTGGCCTATTCGTCGATGGAAAACATGGGGCTGATCGCCATCGCGGCCGCCGCCGGCACCGGTCTGGCGATCGCGGCGCTGCTGTTGCACGTGTTGGCCCACGGTCTCGGCAAGACCGTACTGTTTCTGTCCGCCGGCCAACTGCAGGCCGCCCACGACGGCACCGCGATCGCCGACATCACCGCGGTCGTGCGACGATCGCGGCTGATCGGGGTGTCCTTTGTGGTCGGCACGATCGTGCTGCTCGGGCTGCCGCCGTTTGCGATGTTCGCCAGCGAACTGGCCATCGCCCGCGCACTGGCCGATGCCCGGCTGGCCTGGGTTCTCGGTGCGGCGATGATCGCGATCGCGATCGCCTTCACCGCCCTGGCCCGCAACACCGGCCAGATGATGCTGGGGCTACCCGACCCTGACTCACCGCCAATCACCGCGCCGGCCTCGGTGACCGCAGCACTGCTGGTCGGTGTCGGCGGCTGTGTGGCACTGGGCGTGACCGCCGGCCCGCTCACCGACCTGTTCACCACCGCCGCCACCTATCTGGGAGCCCTACGATGACACCGGACTGGATGCGCGAAAGGGTCAGCGGCGACGCGCTGGCCGAGCGGACCGAAGAACTATTGACCGCCGGATTCCGGCTGGCGCTGGTCGCCGCACACGACGACCGCGACACCCTGCGCATCGTCTACCTGTTCCTGGCAGGCTGGCCCGACCGGCGCGTCGAGCTGGAATACGTAGTACCCGCCGCGGATCCGGTACTGCCCTCGCTGGCCTACCTGTCGTTCCCGGCTAGCCGGTTCGAACGCGAAATGGCCGACTTGTACGGCATCCGGCCACTGGGCCATCCCCGGCCGCGCCGCCTCGTGCGCCACGCGCACTGGCCCGACGACTGGCACCCCATGCGGGCGAACGCCACATCCGCACCGCACTTCGGGCGCGCCGCAGGCTTCCCGTTCGTCACCGTCGAAGGCAGCGGCGTCTATGAGATCCCGGTCGGCCCCATCCATGCAGGGCTGATCGAACCCGGCCACTTCCGGTTCTCGGTAGTCGGCGAGACGGTGCTGCGGCTCAAAGCCCGGCTGTGGTTTGTGCACCGCGGCATCGAGAAACTCTTCGAGAGCCGCCCCGCCACCGGCGCGACCGACCTGGCCGAACGCATCAGCGGCGACACCTCGGCCGCCCACACCCTGGCCCACAGCCTGGCCATCGAAGATGCGCTCGGCATCGAACTACCCGACGAAGCACACCGGCTACGAGCCATGGTCGTGGAACTGGAACGGCTCTACAACCACGCCACCGATCTGGGTGCGCTGGCCAACGACGTCGGCTTCGGGATCGCCAATGCCCACGCCCA encodes:
- a CDS encoding hydrogenase large subunit, with translation MTPDWMRERVSGDALAERTEELLTAGFRLALVAAHDDRDTLRIVYLFLAGWPDRRVELEYVVPAADPVLPSLAYLSFPASRFEREMADLYGIRPLGHPRPRRLVRHAHWPDDWHPMRANATSAPHFGRAAGFPFVTVEGSGVYEIPVGPIHAGLIEPGHFRFSVVGETVLRLKARLWFVHRGIEKLFESRPATGATDLAERISGDTSAAHTLAHSLAIEDALGIELPDEAHRLRAMVVELERLYNHATDLGALANDVGFGIANAHAQRIREQLLRINAAVTGHRLLRGAIAPGTVTLRQLPDPAQLRDIAADLAETAALSLGTSMVYERFAGTAVLDRDDARGIGCLGYIARASGLRTDARLEHPTTALPITEISATTGDVLARYTVRRDEFAASAALTGYLIDAHTGPLHHNAAPSPHGASSGIGITEGWRGTIVHRVELGPDNTITRAKIVDPSWFNWPALPTAMADTIVPDFPLANKSFNQSYAGNDL